The genomic stretch TCAAAGAATCTTCTTATCTCTTCAAGTTGATTAAGCATATTTGGATGTAGACGAACCCACCAACATAGCTTTGAGTCTCCTTTATCAATTAATTTCTTATAAAAATTCAAAGTCTGCCTTCCCGGCTGCAGTGTTATCAAAATATTTTTGCAATCTGATTTCAGTTTAGCAACATCATTAATGCCATCGGAATTATTTAAGTTTGAAATTATTGTAACATTCCCACCCACAACAGCTCGGTGTTTTCGAGTCTTTCCAGCCCAGCTTTGTATTACTTCCTTTGAGTTTTCGTCCCAAGCCAAGAAAATATCTGGCAACAATTCATATCCATTTCTAGGAATATTCTGCCATTCAGTATATGCAAAGTGATTCTCACCCTGAACCCCATGTTGCACATCTACAGAGGTTATATTCAACTCATCTGCAGCAAGGTTAATAGCCATCTCAAGACCATAGTAATTAGAACCAAATACATGAGTAGGTGTGGTTTTTTCAAGTACTTCTTTAAACCAATCAGCCAATAATCTTATAAAAGTAATTCTAAACCATATCTTTTTTAAAGAAAGACTATGATTAATCCCATCTTGGTCCATTTTTGAAATTATTTCTTTCAACTCTGTTTTTAACTCTGTTGGCATAGAAACAAGCTTGGACTTCAAAATAGATTTCAGACGTATTGCCCTAAATACAGCATCAATACTAACAAACTCATTCTTGTTATTTGCTAGTGCCTGTCTTGTAGAGTATAAAAAGGTAAGATGCTTTTTATCATGTTTAAGATTCTCAATAATAGGTGACATGTATATGTCTAATTCTTTAGACCCTATCTTTTTTTGAGCAGCTCCATATGTAATAAATACTATGTCTTTATTGGACCTTGAAACAGAATATTTTCCTGAAACAAACTTAATAAAATCAAATATCGACGATACAAAGCCATAAATCTTTGACCATAACCTAGTCACTCTGCTGGCATTTTCATTTCCACCAGATGCAATCGTAAAATTATCTAAGTTAAGGCCTAAAAAAACTCTAACTATCGGCCAAGCATTAAATCCCGATACCTCGTAGTTAGCGAGCTTAATATTTCTTTCAAGAGAATGTAAATAGTCAACAACCTGTTTAGTTTCCAATGGATTAGTTTAGAAAATTAATCTTCAAGGCCACCATTCCAGACATTGTGACGAAGTTTCCATTCATCATTTTTATCTTTACCCCATAGATGTGGTGAGCGGAATTTATCTGTTAATTTATTTTTAAAATATTCAGGATCCATATCTAAATAGTCCATTATTTCCTCGAAATACCTGTCTGGAAACTCTCCATCAAATCGCTTAACAAGAGCTTCTCCTTCTTCTCTGGTAAGATGCCTATTCCGGATTTCCTGTGACGCATCATAAGTAGCACGTCCAATACCAAACTTTATAAAGGTTGTGTAATAATGAAGATCATCAATCTTGTCATCAATGGAATTATACTTACTGTATGTTCCCTGCGTTCGGAATGGCCTTGCTTTAAAACCTGTGTTTTCTACAGCATAATAATAGACTTCTTGAGGAGTCCATTTGAGATAATAACCCAGGTAGCGAACATCAACTTTTGCCTGTTCCATTTCTTCCACAGGCATTGGAAGGAATGACATGATATCCTGCATTTGAACGTCATACTTCTCTTTCAGTTCTTTTACAGAAACGCCTCCCAAATACAGTTCATCAATATTCTTAAACGTGTAATAGCTCTTATCTCTTAACGAAGTTGCATTATCTGCGATCGGGTTTCCATATTCGGCTTCGTTCTCACCATAAAAAACCAAATTAATTCCATACTTGGCTGCTATTTTGGGCCCAATATTCTTCTGGCCCAATATGAAAGTCTGGAAAGGGTGAAAAAGATTCTCTATGGATAGCTTTGTCAGTAGTTTCATAATTTTTCCATTTCTATAAAATGAAATATTATCGAAACCACTATCCAGCCAATTTTTCCAGTTCTGATATCCGTAATCAGTATAAAGTATAGGAGGCCAAGTAACCGTTAACGGGTTCATGCCATATTTATATTTTAATACATGAGCCTGATAGGCACTGTCTTTCCCCCCGCTACCGGGAACCAAACAATCGTAGCTACCGTCATTGCTTCTGTGTTTATCCAGCAGCTTTAAAAGCTCTTCTTCTCTTTTTTCCCAGTCTATCTTTTCTTTTTGTTCCGCCATTCTACAAGCATCACAAATCCCCTCTTCATCAAAGTTCATGGTGGTTTTCTTAGAGTCAATGGTGTGTTTAAACTCCACCGCAGACGCCGGTCTTTGATTAGACATTACACATCGCTTACAAAACTTAACTTCTTCTGGTAGTCCGTAATATGTTTCTTTCTTTCCCATTATTCTGAATTTGTCTTATGGTAATAAATTATAATTTTTTGCCCATTGCTTATAAATCCTGAGCCCATTCTCACCGCTTTTTTCCGGATGAAACTGTGTGGCAAATACATTCCTGTTGTTAAAAACAGCAGAACAGTATTCAAAGCCACAATAGTTGGTATTAGTCAAAACCTCACTATCGTTATCAGGCTTTGCATAAAAGGAATGAACAAAATACATAAAAGAGCTATCCTTTATTCCAGACAAAGACGATGAATTCCATAGAGTCTCATTCTGCATGTGTATTTTATTCCAGCCAATTTGAGGAACTTTTAGCTGTTTGGATTTATAGTTCTTTGGAAACTTTAAAATCTTTCCCTTTATAATATCAAGCCCCATCGAATTTCCGAATTCCTCACTTTCTGTAAACAGCATTTGTAGGCCCAGACAAATACCGAAAAGAGGTATTCCTTCGCTTACTTTTTCTTTGATTACAGTTGATAACCCTAAATCGTTAAGATGATTCATTCCTTCTCCAAATGCCCCAACACCCGGCAAAATCAATGCATCGGAATCTGATATAAATGAGGCATCCGAAGTAATAACTGAATCCAAACCTATGTAATCACAAGCGTGTTTTACGCTAAATAAATTACCTAGCTTGTAATCTATAATTGCTATTTTCTTACTCATTGGTTTCCACTCTTACTGAAATTTCATTTTCAAACAAATACTGCTTTAGTGCATCAAGCGAACATTCCTTAAAGGTGTGAAATGATTTTTTTCTGTTTAGAAACTCAATATTTCCTTCCCCCTGATGATCTCCGATTTCATAACCATTATGGATGTAGTCATAGTGAAGCAGCGAGGCCAATGAAACAGCTTTAGCATCCGTTTTATTAAACAACTCTTTTACATCTTCTTTCTTGCCAACTCCACCATGAGCAATCACGGGAATGTCAACCATCTCAGATATTTTCTCAATCATTGAAATATCCATGCCTTCCCCGGTCCCTTCACGATCTACAGAAGTGATAACAAGTTCACCGGCTCCCATCTCCTCAACTTTCTGTGCCCATTCAAAAATATCGATACCGGTATATTCTCTTCCATTATCTGTATAGGCCAAATATTTATCAGATTTATATTCTTTAATAGCCTCTATGGCCACAACAATAGTTGATGAACCGAACTTAAGAGCTGCTTCGGTTATAATTTCTGGATTATTTATGGCGGCAGTATTAATACTTACCTTATCTGCACCCGCCCTGAGTACGTTTCTGATGTCTTCAATGGTTCTAAGCCCACCCCCCACGGTAAGTGGTATAAAAATTTCTTTAGCCGTATTTGAAATAATATCATGAAGACTATTTCTTTCATAAAGGCTGGCAACCACATCCATGAAGATCAATTCATCTGCACCCTGCTTGTAATAATATTTTGCAAAATGTTCGGGCTTCCCCAGTACACGAAGGCCTTCCAAATGAATGCCCTTTACAAGATTAGGACCTTTAATATCAAGTCGGGGTATTACTCGTATTGTATTCATGTTATCTTCTTAAAATAAATTCAGCTAAGTTAAAATCGAATTCATCATCAATATCAATTGATGATTCTTTATTCATGACATATTTCTTTGTTCTACTGAATACAAGTGTATCACTTGACAATAGAGATTTGGTATTAATTATATAGATGGCTCCATTAATTTCATAAACAGTAGGGCAGTCTTGTTTTCTTGTAAAATCTCCTGATAAAACCTTTTTAAGGTATCCGTCTTCACCTTCTTCAAAAAGCAAAAAATAAGGATTGGAATCTGTTTCTTTTACTGATAAAACCTGGTCTACTTCCTCATCATATAGCTTTAGGCACTCATTAATATGGGTTCCATTCCTCAAAGGCGAAGTAGGCTGGAGCAGTACAATGGTATCAGCAACATAGCTTCTGGCTTGTTTATAAAAATTATAAGCATGTAACAGAACACTCCTTGAATCCGCAGCATCAGTTGCCAAAGACTCAGGCCTCAAAAAAGGCACCCTGATTCCTGTTTGTTCTGCAACTTTCTTTATGGATTCATCATCTGTTGAAACGCATATAACCGAATCGTCAAAAACCTCCCTTGCAGCTTCAATGGTATAATGAATTAAAGGCTTTCCTTTGAGCGGTTTTATATTCTTACCTGGTAATCGTTTGGATCCACCGCGTGCCGGTATAATTACTAATGGCTTCATTTAAAACTTGATGGTTTTAATATCTTCCTGTGCCTTTTCAAAATCTTCCGGCTTTCCAATATCAAGCCAGTATCCTGACAATGGATAGGACAGAACCTTTTTGCCTTCTGCAATAAGTCTTTCCATGAGGTCGGTAGTGTTGTAAAAACTATTCTTGGGTATACCCTCCGTAACTTCCCGTTTCATTAAATAAATACCCCCGTTGGAGTAATACGTATAAGTAGGTTTTTCTTTAAAATTCATCACATGTCCATTCGATGTCTCCAGAACAGCATAAGGCACGTCTACTTTGTATGGTATGGTGACTACGGCAAAATCTGCATCTTCTTCTATGAATCGAATAAAAAAATCTTCATAATCA from Gracilimonas sp. encodes the following:
- a CDS encoding N-acetyl sugar amidotransferase; its protein translation is MGKKETYYGLPEEVKFCKRCVMSNQRPASAVEFKHTIDSKKTTMNFDEEGICDACRMAEQKEKIDWEKREEELLKLLDKHRSNDGSYDCLVPGSGGKDSAYQAHVLKYKYGMNPLTVTWPPILYTDYGYQNWKNWLDSGFDNISFYRNGKIMKLLTKLSIENLFHPFQTFILGQKNIGPKIAAKYGINLVFYGENEAEYGNPIADNATSLRDKSYYTFKNIDELYLGGVSVKELKEKYDVQMQDIMSFLPMPVEEMEQAKVDVRYLGYYLKWTPQEVYYYAVENTGFKARPFRTQGTYSKYNSIDDKIDDLHYYTTFIKFGIGRATYDASQEIRNRHLTREEGEALVKRFDGEFPDRYFEEIMDYLDMDPEYFKNKLTDKFRSPHLWGKDKNDEWKLRHNVWNGGLED
- the hisH gene encoding imidazole glycerol phosphate synthase subunit HisH, with the translated sequence MSKKIAIIDYKLGNLFSVKHACDYIGLDSVITSDASFISDSDALILPGVGAFGEGMNHLNDLGLSTVIKEKVSEGIPLFGICLGLQMLFTESEEFGNSMGLDIIKGKILKFPKNYKSKQLKVPQIGWNKIHMQNETLWNSSSLSGIKDSSFMYFVHSFYAKPDNDSEVLTNTNYCGFEYCSAVFNNRNVFATQFHPEKSGENGLRIYKQWAKNYNLLP
- a CDS encoding imidazole glycerol phosphate synthase cyclase subunit, coding for MNTIRVIPRLDIKGPNLVKGIHLEGLRVLGKPEHFAKYYYKQGADELIFMDVVASLYERNSLHDIISNTAKEIFIPLTVGGGLRTIEDIRNVLRAGADKVSINTAAINNPEIITEAALKFGSSTIVVAIEAIKEYKSDKYLAYTDNGREYTGIDIFEWAQKVEEMGAGELVITSVDREGTGEGMDISMIEKISEMVDIPVIAHGGVGKKEDVKELFNKTDAKAVSLASLLHYDYIHNGYEIGDHQGEGNIEFLNRKKSFHTFKECSLDALKQYLFENEISVRVETNE
- a CDS encoding acylneuraminate cytidylyltransferase family protein, whose protein sequence is MKPLVIIPARGGSKRLPGKNIKPLKGKPLIHYTIEAAREVFDDSVICVSTDDESIKKVAEQTGIRVPFLRPESLATDAADSRSVLLHAYNFYKQARSYVADTIVLLQPTSPLRNGTHINECLKLYDEEVDQVLSVKETDSNPYFLLFEEGEDGYLKKVLSGDFTRKQDCPTVYEINGAIYIINTKSLLSSDTLVFSRTKKYVMNKESSIDIDDEFDFNLAEFILRR